A region of the Leucobacter komagatae genome:
GAGGATCGTCGCTCACGCCAGGCGCCTCACTCGGCTACCTGCGCTGCTGCGGTTCGAGCGGCGGGTCGCTTGCGCGCTGCCTGCTTCGTTGTGGCCGTCTTCTTCGCCGCTGCTTTCTTCGCTGGCGCCTTCTTCGCGGGAGCACTCACCGCCGCCGGAGCCGGAGCGAGCGACTTCCGGGCGGTCTTTGCGACCGGGGCCTTCTCAAGCGCCTCCGCGAGGAACTGGCCGGTGTGGCTCTCCGGGTGCTTCGCGACCTGCTCCGGCGTGCCGACCGTGAGAATCGTCCCGCCGCCCGAGCCGCCCTCAGGGCCGAGATCGATCACCCAGTCGGCGCTGCGGATCACGTCGAGGTTGTGCTCGATGGTGATCACGGTGTTGCCCTTGTCGACGAGGCCGTTGAGCACGAGCAGCAGCTTGCGCACGTCCTCGAAGTGCAGGCCCGTCGTCGGCTCGTCGAGCACGTAAATGCTGCGCCCGTTCGAGCGTTTCTGCAGCTCGGTCGCGAGCTTCACGCGCTGGGCCTCACCGCCTGACAGCGTCGTCGCGCTCTGGCCGAGCCTGACGTAGCCGAGGCCGACGTCGACGAGGGTCTTCATGAAGCGGTGGATCGATGAGATCGGCTCGAAGAACTGCTCCGCCTCGGCGATCGGCATCTCGAGCACCTCGGCGATGTTCTTGCCCTTGTAGCGCACCTGCAGCGTCTCGCGGTTGTACCGGTTGCCCCCGCACACCTCGCAGGCAACGTAGACGTCGGGAAGGAAGTTCATCTCGATCTTCAGCGTGCCGTCGCCAGAGCAAGCCTCGCAGCGGCCGCCCTTGACGTTGAAGCTGAACCTGCCGGGCAGGTACCCCCGTGTCTTCGCCTCCGGGGTATCCGCGAACAGGTTGCGAATCTTGTCGAACACGCCGGTGTAGGTCGCCGGGTTCGAGCGCGGGGTGCGGCCGATCGGCGCCTGGTCGACATGGACGACCTTGTCGAGGTGTTCGAGTCCCGTGACGCGGGTGTGCTTGCCCGGAACCATGCGGGCGCCGTTGAGCTGGTTGGCGAGCACGCGGTACAGCACGTCGTTCACGAGCGTCGACTTGCCGCTCCCTGAGACGCCGGTGACCGCGGTCATCACGCCGAGGGGGAACGTCGCGTCGACGTTCTTGAGGTTGTTCGAGCGCGCGCCGACGACCTTCAGTTCGCGGTGCTTGTCGAGCGGCCTGCGCCCCTTCGGGGTCTCGATGGCTCGCCGGCCGGCGAGGTAGTCACCCGTGACCGAGTTCGTGTTCTCGCGCAGCGCGGGCAGCAGGCCCGAGTGCACGACGGTGCCGCCCTCAACACCAGCGCCCGGGCCGATGTCGACGAGCCAGTCAGCGGCCTCGATGGTCTCCTCGTCGTGCTCGACAACGATGAGCGTGTTGCCGAGGTCACGGAGCTTTACGAGCGTCTCGATGAGGCGTCGATTGTCGCGCTGGTGCAGCCCGATCGAGGGCTCGTCGAGCACGTAGAGCACGCCGGTCAGCCCAGACCCGATCTGGGTGGCGAGACGGATGCGCTGTGCTTCGCCGCCGGAGAGCGTGCCAGCAGCGCGGGCGAGCGTGAGGTATCCAAGACCGACCTCGATGAGGAAGTCGAAGCGAAGGCGGATCTCGCGCAGCACTTGCGCGGCGATCTTCGCGTCGCGCTCGCTGAGCTCAACGCTGTCGAAGAAGTGCTTCGCGTCGAGCAGGCTGAACTCGCCGACACTCGCGATCGACTCGTCGTCGACGGTGACCGCGAGCACCTCCGGCTTCAACCGCTGGCCGTTGCAGACGTGGCAGGGGACTTCACGCAGAAACTCTGACCAG
Encoded here:
- the uvrA gene encoding excinuclease ABC subunit UvrA, whose amino-acid sequence is MTSQSKTPIRSSAAHAHISVQGARVHNLKNVDLSIPRDSLVVFTGLSGSGKSSLAFDTIFAEGQRRYVESLSAYARQFLGQVDRPDVDFIEGLSPAVSIDQKSTNRNPRSTVGTITEIYDYMRLLWARVGIPHCAVCGERIESQTVQQIADRLMELEERTRFQVLAPVVSKKKGEFVDLFQELAATGYSRAIVDGELIQLSDPPKLKKQIKHDISVVIDRLVASPDGLGRLTDSLETALRLADGTVQIDFVDRDEKADDRVQVFSEHLSCPNQHPVQLTEIEPRTFSFNAPFGACPTCSGLGTSMSVDEDLVLGDPELSISEGVIIPWTSQGKSLYQYYEKLLVGLSKDLEFSLKTPWGELDEYVREAVLRGNDFKVNVRWKNRFGREVKYTSGFEGVIPFIERQYAEAESDNRRERWSEFLREVPCHVCNGQRLKPEVLAVTVDDESIASVGEFSLLDAKHFFDSVELSERDAKIAAQVLREIRLRFDFLIEVGLGYLTLARAAGTLSGGEAQRIRLATQIGSGLTGVLYVLDEPSIGLHQRDNRRLIETLVKLRDLGNTLIVVEHDEETIEAADWLVDIGPGAGVEGGTVVHSGLLPALRENTNSVTGDYLAGRRAIETPKGRRPLDKHRELKVVGARSNNLKNVDATFPLGVMTAVTGVSGSGKSTLVNDVLYRVLANQLNGARMVPGKHTRVTGLEHLDKVVHVDQAPIGRTPRSNPATYTGVFDKIRNLFADTPEAKTRGYLPGRFSFNVKGGRCEACSGDGTLKIEMNFLPDVYVACEVCGGNRYNRETLQVRYKGKNIAEVLEMPIAEAEQFFEPISSIHRFMKTLVDVGLGYVRLGQSATTLSGGEAQRVKLATELQKRSNGRSIYVLDEPTTGLHFEDVRKLLLVLNGLVDKGNTVITIEHNLDVIRSADWVIDLGPEGGSGGGTILTVGTPEQVAKHPESHTGQFLAEALEKAPVAKTARKSLAPAPAAVSAPAKKAPAKKAAAKKTATTKQAARKRPAARTAAAQVAE